A stretch of DNA from Lotus japonicus ecotype B-129 chromosome 4, LjGifu_v1.2:
aatacaAAGAAGATGCATCAAGATGAGCACCTCTTTTCACAACATTTGTATATTCTCTTGCTCTTGTTTCTCTCCTCTCATCTCTTTCATCACTTGTTTAGACTTCATTTCATAACAATTATATCATGTAACTTTTATATAACTCAGTTTAATTCTCataaatacaattaattataaagaaTCATTTATTATAGCTCATAAATGCTAAGGTTAACACACATGCAAGTTCACGCGCCTGCAGGGACGCGCATGCACATAGCTAAATTGAGCTAATAATAAGCATCTTAAGGGGAGAGAAGGAAAAAACGTTTATGAAAATTATATCTCTTGTGAAAAAGAAGTGTTTAAAGTGTTAAATTTACGGGGAGCACTAAGTAGAAAAAACTCAGGGGAGCATTCTATATGTTTTTCAAGTTTATAATTCcctgtttttttctttaaaattgtcatcataaaaaatggggagattgttaagttcaaacgctagatatatcatttatcatattttgaatgataacaattttcaaaagtgtaaGTGATGTGATTAAATATATCATGTGAATTGTATTTCAGAAAATCACACTTATGTCCCTCATATCTTATCGTCTATTGTTAAAGAACAAAACGATGAAATAAGACAAAGCATCAATTCATTTTGTGCTTGCAAAGGAATGTCAAGTTCGTTTGactagaagaagaaaagggaagATCAAGATCAAGTCAATCTGCGTGATAAAAGTCAAAGCATTAAAGGAAGACGATATAAGCGAAATAAATCAAACATGCAacatctgaaggtatgaaaaacgatagaaaggggggggggtttgaatagcgttttcaactaaaaacttttccctcttgagatttagacaaatctctcgaacaaacaacacaaggtgcaaagataagagatgaagagaagcacacaagtattttatcctggttcacttgataatcactcaagctagtccagtccacccgttaaggtgatttcttccttcttagaatgaaggcaatccactattcaatgtttgttacaactgcactagcaacctgctcagtgactaacaatacaatgaactagtaaacactaagattcactctcttagtcttctcaaggagctgaccaaccttggtcccttaaggaaatcaaactaactgtttgaggGTTTTGGATTTACAATGAatgcttctaagaaagctaaggtaaacacaataagaactattgaagaaagattgctaagagaatattgaatggttgcttaagcttgtacaaagtttcttagcctcttcttccaacttcagcctctatttatactccaagcaTTAGGGTTATATTCGTTgtttgaaatgctaccgttggagggcaaatccggaACTTCTAGATTCTACTttggctgaacatcttaggtaaggtcgtcaggatagtacaattgcttttgtacttggacagcggcgtgagccttatcctagttgacttctgataagatgacgcttcatgttggaacttgtgaagcttggtgatcagagtaagagggaagcttggatcctctgaccttcgtatcttctgcttctggacatcagagttggaagtacttggtcttcagagccagcttactcttggacttcagaatcttcacttcttagcttctggaccttcagagcttctagaccttcagagcctctggaccttcagagcttctggtcttcagaacttgaagtgatctgaatccacatcagagcttatcatcttcagagcttctgaagcatatactactgttcaatcagaacatagtgagtgcaaaagcgttgcgttggttactcttgggctaaatgcttctgataattgtgagtattgaccagagtcagagcctgtcatttaaacactcagaaaacaatgttagagtaccataattgttcatacacaatagttaacatgtaatcatcaaaacatagagttgtactacatgaccaaatcttggtcttacaacaTCGTCTaagtaagaaaagaaaagaatgatcagagCTACAAGACAACTACACTAGCAAGGAAATGTCAAATCTGCTAGTTCGTCCAAACAAAAAAAGATCAAGATAGACAACCTGAGCATAAGAGTCAAAGCATCAGGATCATCAAGAGAATAAGTCAAAGCTTTAAGTCAACTCTTCCATTTAAGGAGTTGAACTagtttttgggttgagttaggcttCCCTAATTCTACTATGATATCAGAGTCTGTTCTAGAttcatttgttgtggagacttcCATATTTGGGTCGCCCGTTGATGTTTATTTCACGCTCCAAATGTCCAACCCTAGGCGTGAGAGGGTCTGTTAGAGTcacacattggctagagatatggtCAAATAATCAAGTGCTTATAAAGGGTATACCAACTCTCAACTCTTAAACTATCTTTTGAATTGAGTTAAATCTCCCTAATTCTATTACCCACCCCGCAACCCCCACTCCCAAGAAATATGAATCTTGAAACTGAGTAACTAATAAGTGACTTTTCAATGTGCACAGGAAAATGGGCCCCGTTTTGTCACCTGTTTTGGCCGAAGCGCTATGCCTCCGATGGACCCTGGGATTGGCTAAGGAGCTGGGTTTCCGCCGAGTCCAGATCGAGACGGATTGTTTGGTGCTGCATAATTACTGGCATCGTCGAGAAGGTGGCCTTTCCCACTTGGAGACGGTGGTCAAGGATTGTCGTTTACTGCTTTGTAATTTCGCTTCTTTTGAGTTTAGTTTTGTGCGTCGAACTGGCAATATTGTCGCTGACGCGTTAGCTAAGTGTGCTTTTCGTTTGGGTTCTATGGTTTGGATTGAAGAGGCTCCTTTGGAGGTTTCCTCCTTCATCCAGAACGATGTTGTTGTTTATGCAATTTCTTCTTAATTGAATGAAgactattttcaaaaaaaaaaatgtgcacAAAAGATTTTACTTTTAACAAGTATCttaaatggaagatattttcaTGATTTATTCAATCTGCAAATTAAACCATTCTAATTTATGATGATTCTACTTTGACCCCATCAAATTAGAAACATCACTTTAATTCCTATACATACATATAGCTAGATTTCCATATATAACATGTCAAATTTCATTCCAACAGAATTCACCTCTCCACAATTGTAATACCAAAATCAGCCATTGACTTTCTACCCCCTGAAAATTTCTTCATGGTGCCCAATGATGGGGCTGGTGACATTGCAGATGGTGCCTCATCCCTTTGTTTTGGACTCTCACCGTTTTCTGTAAAACTCCAAAGCAGGGTCTTCTTCTTTTCACGTTGTGGGACATTATCACTCTTTTTTGCCTGAACCTTTTTCTGTTTCTGAACCTTTCTCATCTTCTTTCCCTCCACTTGACCTATACATGAAACCTTTGGAGAAGTGGGCTCTCGTTTGCTGAAGCTTCCAGTTCTGTGCTTTCTTCTAGCTTCCTTTGGGATTATTGAAACCCTGTTTCGACACGCTTTGGTGGTAACGCTTCCGCTAGGACTCAGTGGTGGTGGGTTTTGAAAAGCCATAGAAGCCACGGGTCGTTTTGGCAGAAACTTGAATAACTTGTTTTTCATTTGTTGTAgtttctccatcatcatcacaGGCTATATTTTTAGCTCAACAATATGAAATGGGTTTGATTTTTGTTAGTCTATGAACTTTTTGaatgttatatatggaagagaACAAATAAAGCAGGGACATAAATTGTTTTGGAGAGAGCTGAAATTAAGTGATTGTTGGCCAATGATTATAACTTATAGAGAGAATTAGGAGCAATTAAAGAAAGAATAATAATATAGTTGACCTTCATCGTTTGCTGAGTGACGTGGTATCATATTTGACTTGAACGATTGGGTATTTGTAAAACttgggaaaaaataaaaaggaaagaaCGTACGACcggcataaaaaaaaaacatttgataTCGTGAATTATAAACGAAATTGGGTTTGACGACTATACAATAAAAGGATGAGTAAAGGATTGTCTAAATGATTATATGTAAATAAATTTCACAATTTTAGtgatttataatatttaaattaaacaaTGAAAGATAGGGAAATGTTtatgaatatttttataaaactaTATACAATGAAAAATGCTAATAATTATAGTCATAAAGCAACTCTAAAACACAGTTTCTCATTGTAATGGCAATTATAATTATTTGTTGGCATAAACAATAATAAGCAACGTTTAGTATATATGAATTGTTAGAAAATAGTCATATTTTCtgccctttttttttaaatctctaTTCAATTCTACTTTTCCTTTTCAGATAATGTTTTGTCCCTCTTCTTACGTACGGTCGAATGATGCACACCCAATGGCCAATGCTATATAGAATAATAAAAATTGAGTTTAGTCGTATTCACTTTCTTAGAGGGAAACGGTATTGTGACACTATATTAAACAAACTCAATATTTGTAAAAGAAGAGGGAAACGGTATTTTGACATGCACTATATTAAACAAACTCAATATTTGCAATTTCAAAATCCCTTATtataaattctttttttatgAGAGGAGAATATGATGGGTGAACAAATGACCGAGCATGTTTGATAATGTTCGGGGCTAAAAGCCCAAAGACAACACTAAACAACTCTAGAAACAGAGGTACCTACAACATCATTTCtaaggagaggaagaagagaactGGGAACATGTTCACTATCAAAGCAAAACTCTTGAACACTATGTCCAAGGTGAGCAAGATGGTCAACACATTGATTAGCTTCCAAGTCCCTAGGTTCGGCTTTCTCCAGGAGATTTTAGTCTCTTTCATATGAAGAGTAGAAATTGCATTAAGAAGACTCAGTGTTTGAACAATCTCAACAGTAAAGCTCGTAATGAGGATCATCAAATTGCAAGGCAAGGTGATATGGTTATTAAAGACCAAATCACACCTGTCTTTCCAAATGTCCCATGCCACCACCCCAAAGAGAAGGGCGGCCCAACTAAATCCACCCCTATGGAAAAATTTCTTGTGGAGATTAAAGTTCAACCAATCAGATAACCCAAGACTGTAAAATTTACTCCAATCCTTGACCAGCAGAAATGCATTCCAAACGTCCTAGATAAGAGGGCAGTCTCTAATTGCATGCATGACTGTCTCCTCAGCATTTTGGCATCGGGGGCACAAATCAGAAGTGCACATGTTCCTCCTCATTATCTCTTTATTAGTAACTAATCTATCATGGGCAACTTTCCACAAAAAGCTTCGAACCCGAGGGGGCCCTTGGTACTTCCAATTAAGATCAAAAGCTTTAGGGGGGAGAAATCAGAGGCTTTATAAAGAAGGGGATAGACAGAGTTCAAAACAAACTTGCCATCTTGAGCTAGATTCCAAATCTATTTGTCCTCACCTTGGGACGTGCTGGGAGGTCTAAATGGCTGAAATCTTCTCACAAACTGCAGTGGGGAGCAGACTCCTTAGCAATTGCCACTTCCAATCTCCATTTTCAGCATAAAAAGATATGGGTAAATTCACCACCCAATGTGGAGCATTATTAGGCAGAAACTCCATAAGGTTATCAATTGTGGGGATCCAAGAGTCCCTCCAAAACATCATTTGTCTCCCATTACCCATTAACCAGTTGGAACCCAGCACAGTAAGGGGCCAAGCTTGGCAAATGTCTTTCCAAGTTGGGGAATCCACCATTTTAGCAAGGGGGGGATGAGGCTTTCTCATTTCAGGTTTGTAACTATATTTAACTCTAAACACCCGAGCCCATAAGCACTCCTCATGAGTTTGAATAGTCCGAGCTAGTTTCAGCATGTTAGCCTTATTAATGGTGTGAAGGTCCCTGAAGCCAAGTCCACCCTCCTTTTTAGGCGAGTAAATGGTGTCCCAACTGATTAAATGACACCTTCTTTTTTCCACTGTAGAACCCCAGATGAAGTTCCTACAAAACCTCTCTATCTCTTTACAAATACCCATAGAGATTGGGGTTGTTTGCATAACATAGGAGGGGAGACTCATTAAGCAAGTTTGGGCCAAGGAGACTCTACGTCTCTACCTGCAAAGGATAAGGTCTTCACTTTCCAGCCAGTCAACTTCTTTTTAACTCTATCGACAAGGAACTGAAAGTTCTCTTTAACCACTCTAGAATGAAGAAGAGGGACTCCAAGATACATTCCCAAATTCAGAGTTTGGTTAATTCCAAGGCAAGAAGATAGCTGGCGAGCCAAGGGCTCCTGAACATTCTTTGAGAAGAATACTCTAGACTTAGCCAAGCTTACTTTTTGACCTGAGGCGCCACAAAAACGGTCTAAGATACCATGAATGAGGTGAGCTTGATCAATAGAAACCTCAGCAAATAGAACCACATCATCCGCAAACATCaaatgagagagagaagggCCCCTTTTTCCAACTCTAAAAGCTTTCCAATCCCCCATGTCACATGCATCAGCAATCGCATAGGAGAGTCTCTCAATGCAGAGAACAAACAAATACAGGAAAATGGGGTCACCTTGTCCAATGCCCCTAGCTGGTTTGAAGGGACAAGAATAATCCTCTCTCCAAGAGATCACCTTTGATGTGGTAGATATGAATTTTTCAACAATCTTAATAAAATGCTCATCAAACCCAAAAAACTTGAGGGTATCTAGAATAAAAGGCCAGTGCAACCTGTCATAAGCCTTCCTTAAGTCTAGCTTGATAGCCATGTATCATTTCTTTCCACGAAGGGATTTGAATAAAAATGGCTTGATTAGGGGCTATTAACTGAGGCAGCAAACTGCAGACCCTGTTAGCAAGGATTTTAGTAACCACTTTATAAATGGTATTACACAGAGAAATAGGCCGGAATTGGGAAACTCTATCTGGAGATGGAACTTTCGGGATCAATGTAATGGTTGTTTGGTTGACTTCTTCAATACATCTTGGATCAAGGAAGACATTTTCCACAAATTTGATAACATAATCCTTCAAGATATTCCAATTTCGTTTGAAAAAAACTGAATGGTATCCGTCAGGTCCAGGAGATTTCAGATTACCAATGCTAAAGAGGGCTTCCTTAATTTCTAAGGAAGAGACAATACAACAAAGGTCCTCTCTATCCAAGCTGGAAAGGCGAGGATAATGATCAAACGTCTGAAAGTTGTCCTCTAGCAGTTGATCGGTGGAGTAGAGAGATGTGTAGTATTccacaaataattttttaaggTTGTGGCTCTCATAGACCCACTCACCATGTTCAGAAATAAGAGCCTCCACATGGTTCCCTTGTTGCCTACATATAGcactttgatggaagaatttTGTATTCTTGTCCCCTAATCTTAGCCATTGAGATTTTGCTTGCTGGGCCCAATATAATTCCTCATTCCTCAAAATATCTGCATAATCATACCATAGTTTCTTCCTCAGTTTCATTAAGAAGGGGTTAAATTCAGTAGCAAGTTTCCTTTGGATCCCATCCAGCCGAGCAAGAATTTTCTTCTTATTTAGGAAGATATTACCAAAAACCACTCGACTCCCTTCCTTTAAACTATCAGAACATCTTTCCACATTATCACTCCAAGAATCAGAATCTCTCCAATGGTTCTTGACTTGATCTCGAAACTCCGGATGCCCCAACCAAGCTGTAATAAATTTGAAGGGTTTTGGACTTCTACCTGCCTTGTTTAGACGAAGCCAAAGTGCACAGTGATCAGAGAACGGAAGGGGTAGATTCGTTACTGAGGACATAGGAAACAAAGACCTCCAAGTAGAGTTAGAGACCGCCCTATCTAGTCTCTCAAAACAAATTGTCACGTTACCAGGTAAAAGGGTTCCCATTTGACCCCAAATCTTCCAATTCACAGTAATTCAAGCAATCATGGAATCTGTCTACTGCAACAGCGTTAATAGGGCCACCTCCCAGTTCCTATCTATTTGTTGCTTGTTTCAAGTGCTGATTTGATTTTAGAATCCCCGTGGAATGCCACATTAGGACCTCGTGTGGTTGATTATGCGGTTTTAACCCTCCAATTTTGTCACTAGAACAAATTCATTATCTAACATTGTGGTGTTAAGTTCAAACATTAAATacatcgtttatcatattttgaatgataacaatttcaagagtataagtgtAATGGTCAAAGATTTCATGTGTGTTATATTTCAGGAAACATCATTTATGTCTCACATCCTCCACTGTTTGATGATAAATCGCAAGACAATGCTTCAAGACAGTTCACACAAGAGAAGAAAGGTCAAAGCTACAAGACAGTCTGCACAAGCAACGAACAATCTAATATGCTAGACCGTTTGCATAAGAGAAGACTACACTCGGCGAAGACTTTCATGGTCTATCTCATAGCTGACCAGTGGAAGCAATATTTAGAGAATGAGCGCCATCTTCAAATTGAAAATATCTCTGACATTTTTTaagagaaagtcaagtgcaaagAATCATGTGAAACCCTACAAAGCACACTGACCAAGGAAacaatgaaggtatgaaaaacgatagaaaggggggggaggggtttgaatagcgttttaaaacttaaaacttaaCCCGCTTGAGATTTAAACAGATCTCTTCGATCGCCAAGATAAATGTgtagagataagagataagaaaagcacacaaatgattttatcctggttcacttgtttaatccctcaagctaatccggtccacctgttaaggtgatttattccttcttagaatgaaggcaatccactactCAGAGTTttttacaactgcacttgctacctgcaaagtgactaacaatacattgacttagctaacactaagattcactctcttagtcttctctaggatccgatcaaccttgatctcctaaaggtaaaacaaacaactgtttgaaagtattgagtttacaaataagtgcttctacaaaagctgatagtaaacacacttagttctatttgaagaaagattgctaagaggatttgaatattgcttgcgtgTATATGTTTCTTAGGCgacatctttcagtcttcagcctctttatatactccaaggattagggtttgaacgttgcatgggaatgctaccgttggagggcagatctgggttttccagcttctgttgtggttGAGAacgttaggttaggtcgtcaggatagtacactgcttttgtactttggatagtgacgtgacctttaaccttgttgacttctgatcagagggacGCTTCGTGtttgaacttgtgaagcttgttgatcagagtcagagggaagcatggatcctctgatcGTTGtaacttctgattctgaacccagaggagaagcacttggtcttcagagccagcttgcttctggacttcagagtcttcacttttcagcttctggatcttcagagcatcgagaccatcagagcttctggaccatcagagcttctgaaccttcagagcttctggaccatCAAAGCGTCTGGGTTTTCAGAtggtctggatcttca
This window harbors:
- the LOC130714208 gene encoding uncharacterized protein At1g76070-like, whose protein sequence is MMMEKLQQMKNKLFKFLPKRPVASMAFQNPPPLSPSGSVTTKACRNRVSIIPKEARRKHRTGSFSKREPTSPKVSCIGQVEGKKMRKVQKQKKVQAKKSDNVPQREKKKTLLWSFTENGESPKQRDEAPSAMSPAPSLGTMKKFSGGRKSMADFGITIVER